The following coding sequences are from one Malaciobacter pacificus window:
- the pgeF gene encoding peptidoglycan editing factor PgeF, producing MNQIKYYFSTIEDGNLAYHVNDKKENVDTNRAKLARKINYKSEDLVYMNQVHGNNVQVVTKESPKLIDNCDGLITNQKGLPLMVMVADCIPILFFDEKNEVIAAVHAGRNSTFLKIAEVTAKKMIEVFDCKVENIKVIMGPSIQKCCYEVSEELIDIVKNSFGEEFCDGRLIDLQGINKKLLNNLGIYNIEISEVCTMCSNEPYFSYRQNKKCGRFAGIIWF from the coding sequence ATGAATCAAATAAAATATTATTTTAGTACTATTGAAGATGGGAATTTAGCTTATCATGTAAATGATAAAAAAGAAAATGTTGATACCAACAGAGCTAAACTTGCTAGAAAAATAAATTATAAAAGTGAAGATTTAGTTTATATGAATCAAGTTCATGGAAATAATGTACAAGTAGTCACAAAAGAATCTCCAAAATTAATTGATAACTGTGATGGATTAATTACAAACCAAAAGGGCTTACCTTTGATGGTAATGGTAGCAGATTGCATTCCTATACTATTTTTTGATGAAAAAAATGAAGTAATTGCAGCTGTTCATGCTGGAAGAAACTCAACTTTTTTAAAAATTGCAGAAGTTACAGCAAAAAAGATGATAGAGGTTTTTGATTGTAAAGTTGAAAATATTAAAGTTATTATGGGGCCTAGTATTCAAAAGTGTTGTTATGAAGTAAGTGAAGAGTTAATTGACATAGTAAAAAATAGTTTTGGAGAAGAGTTTTGTGATGGAAGATTAATAGATTTGCAAGGTATTAATAAAAAGCTATTAAATAATTTAGGTATTTATAATATTGAAATCTCAGAAGTTTGTACAATGTGTTCAAATGAGCCTTATTTTTCATATAGACAAAACAAAAAGTGTGGAAGATTTGCTGGTATAATATGGTTTTAA
- the purU gene encoding formyltetrahydrofolate deformylase gives MEEYILLIDTEDAKGLVYNISKVLFANNLNIEQNAEYVDPETKKFFMRSIISGKVSANILLKELKEVLPQSAQIKLNKKEKKDVVILATKESHVLGDLLIRYVAGELNANIKAVIANHEVLGDLVEKFDIPFTCISAEGLSREEHEDKMIAKINEYEPELIVLAKYMRILTPKFVQEYPKKVLNIHHSFLPAFIGANPYKQAHERGVKIIGATAHYVTDDLDEGPIIYQDVVRVDHSYSWEDMRNAGRNVEKIVLSNAFEYLLNDRVFVHGNKTVIL, from the coding sequence ATGGAAGAGTATATACTTTTAATAGATACTGAAGATGCAAAAGGACTTGTTTATAACATTTCAAAAGTTCTTTTTGCAAATAACTTAAATATAGAACAAAATGCTGAATATGTTGACCCTGAAACTAAAAAATTCTTTATGAGAAGTATTATTTCTGGTAAAGTATCAGCAAATATCTTATTAAAAGAGTTAAAAGAAGTTTTACCTCAAAGTGCTCAAATAAAACTAAATAAAAAAGAGAAAAAAGACGTTGTTATTTTAGCTACAAAAGAGTCTCATGTTTTAGGTGATTTACTTATTAGATATGTAGCAGGTGAATTAAATGCTAATATTAAAGCAGTTATTGCAAATCACGAAGTTTTAGGTGATTTAGTAGAGAAATTTGATATTCCTTTTACTTGTATTAGTGCAGAAGGTTTAAGTAGAGAAGAACATGAAGATAAAATGATTGCTAAAATCAATGAATATGAACCAGAACTAATTGTTCTTGCAAAATATATGAGAATTTTAACTCCTAAATTTGTACAAGAATATCCTAAAAAAGTACTAAACATCCACCACTCATTTTTACCAGCATTTATCGGAGCAAACCCATATAAACAAGCACATGAAAGAGGTGTTAAAATTATTGGTGCAACTGCTCATTATGTAACAGATGACTTAGATGAAGGACCAATTATTTATCAAGATGTTGTAAGAGTTGACCATAGTTACTCGTGGGAAGACATGAGAAATGCGGGAAGAAATGTAGAAAAAATTGTACTTTCAAATGCCTTTGAATATTTACTAAATGACAGAGTATTTGTTCATGGAAATAAAACGGTAATTTTATAA
- a CDS encoding class I SAM-dependent DNA methyltransferase: MNRFDEASKTWDKKQTSIDSSNACVENLNKHIKLKDDANILDYGCGTGFISFALSNETNNILGMDYSDGMVERFNEKAKELNFDNIKAMKHNMNEDEIEENKYDLFISSMTMHHIKDTNMFAKKAYDCLVDGGIVCINDLEKEDGTFHAKHNNDGVEHFGYEENSVKKIFEDVGFQIISFETTYIHKRNEKEYPLFNLIAKK; this comes from the coding sequence TTGAATAGATTTGATGAAGCTTCTAAAACATGGGATAAAAAACAAACAAGTATTGATAGCTCAAATGCCTGTGTTGAAAATTTGAATAAACATATTAAGTTAAAAGATGATGCCAATATCTTAGATTATGGTTGTGGCACAGGATTTATATCTTTTGCACTTAGTAATGAAACAAATAATATATTAGGTATGGACTATTCAGATGGCATGGTTGAAAGGTTTAATGAAAAAGCAAAAGAATTAAACTTTGACAATATAAAAGCTATGAAACATAATATGAATGAAGATGAAATAGAAGAAAATAAATATGATTTATTTATCTCTTCAATGACAATGCACCATATAAAAGATACAAATATGTTCGCAAAAAAAGCTTATGATTGTTTAGTTGATGGAGGAATTGTTTGTATAAATGATTTAGAAAAAGAAGATGGTACATTTCATGCTAAACATAATAATGATGGTGTTGAACATTTTGGTTATGAAGAGAATAGTGTAAAAAAAATATTTGAAGATGTAGGGTTTCAAATCATTTCATTTGAAACTACATATATCCACAAAAGAAATGAAAAAGAGTACCCTCTTTTTAACTTAATAGCAAAAAAATAA
- a CDS encoding tRNA (cytidine(34)-2'-O)-methyltransferase, whose translation MFNIVLHEPRIPGNVGTIGRLAFAMNCKLHLIKPYGFGEITEKEVRRAGLDYWFDLEVYEYENIEEFWEKNPLNNRHFFATTKTDKVYFDAKFLPNDYIYFGREDAGLPESIMDKNKAGCVTIPMTNDARSLNIANSVSIIAYEALRQNFSEFK comes from the coding sequence ATGTTTAATATAGTACTACACGAACCAAGAATACCTGGAAATGTTGGGACAATTGGAAGACTTGCATTTGCAATGAATTGTAAACTTCATTTAATAAAACCTTATGGTTTTGGTGAAATCACTGAAAAAGAAGTAAGAAGAGCAGGGCTTGATTATTGGTTTGATTTAGAAGTTTATGAATATGAAAATATTGAAGAATTCTGGGAAAAGAATCCTTTAAATAATAGACATTTTTTTGCTACTACAAAAACAGATAAAGTATATTTTGATGCAAAGTTTTTGCCAAATGATTATATCTATTTTGGAAGAGAAGATGCTGGACTACCTGAATCTATTATGGATAAAAATAAAGCAGGGTGTGTAACAATTCCTATGACAAATGATGCTAGAAGTTTAAATATTGCAAACTCAGTATCAATTATTGCTTATGAAGCATTAAGACAAAACTTTAGTGAGTTTAAATAA
- a CDS encoding shikimate dehydrogenase, translating to MSKKFVLFGNPVAHSKSPQMQNAGLNHIKFDGNYDKYQLEDGSTIKEVFLQKGFEGANITVPHKEFAYQNADEIRGLANKIQAVNTYINENGKVIAYNTDAPGFLKAIESFGDVKNVLLLGAGGTAKAISLALQEKGIEVTVLNRSEGKLEFFKNEGIKCSSWDSFELKNFDLVVNSTSAGLKDEYLPAPIEILEPVLKNASFAFDCVYGKVTPFLALAKDKGCEIKDGEDMLLYQGVLAFELFTNTKANDELIEAMRKGLKGEI from the coding sequence ATGAGTAAAAAATTTGTATTATTTGGGAACCCAGTAGCACATTCTAAGTCACCACAAATGCAAAATGCAGGACTAAATCATATTAAGTTTGATGGAAATTATGATAAATATCAACTTGAAGATGGAAGTACTATAAAAGAAGTATTTTTACAAAAAGGCTTTGAAGGAGCTAATATAACAGTACCTCATAAAGAGTTTGCATATCAAAATGCTGATGAAATCAGAGGTTTAGCAAATAAAATTCAAGCAGTAAATACATATATAAATGAAAATGGAAAAGTAATTGCTTATAATACTGATGCGCCAGGATTTTTAAAAGCTATTGAGTCTTTTGGTGATGTTAAAAATGTATTATTATTAGGTGCAGGAGGTACAGCAAAAGCAATTTCTCTAGCATTACAAGAAAAAGGTATAGAAGTTACAGTTTTAAATAGAAGTGAAGGAAAACTAGAGTTTTTCAAAAATGAAGGTATTAAATGCTCTTCTTGGGATAGTTTTGAATTAAAAAATTTTGATTTAGTTGTAAATTCAACAAGTGCTGGACTAAAAGATGAATATTTACCCGCTCCTATAGAAATATTAGAACCTGTATTAAAAAATGCCTCTTTTGCTTTTGATTGTGTATATGGAAAAGTAACTCCATTTTTAGCACTTGCTAAAGATAAAGGATGTGAGATAAAAGATGGCGAGGACATGCTACTTTATCAAGGTGTTTTAGCGTTTGAATTATTTACTAATACAAAAGCTAATGATGAGCTTATTGAAGCTATGAGAAAAGGATTAAAAGGTGAAATTTAA